The following is a genomic window from Candidatus Binatia bacterium.
TATGGGATCTCCACTGGGTGAAAGAGCTGGATGACGAAGGCTTCATCGATGGTTTGATAACGCAGATGAGACACTGACGGAACTTCGTAATCCTATGCCTGAAAGTTTTCGCGGCCCGCGCAAATTTTTCAACGGTCCCGAACTCTGGGACGGGGGGATTTACTCGCGCCAAGACGCCAAGAACGCAAAGTTAAAAGAAATTTTTCTTGGCGGCCTTTGCGCCTTTGCGCGAGATATTCCCATTTGGTTGAGGCTTTGCCGCGCTATGCTCTTCGTCGTGAAAAATATCTCTTTCAATGTTGCGCTCGCATTGTTGCTTGCCCTGGTTTCTGCAGGTCGGGCAATCCCGCAGGAGAAAAAGCTCGAAGGCCTCAACGTCGCTTATACATCGGCCACTGCAACGCGGGCTCCGCTTTGGATTGCGAAGGAAACCGGTCTGTTTGAAAAATATGGACTCGACGCCAAGCTCATTTACATCCGGGCGGGCAGCCCATCGATCAGCGCTCTCATTTCGGGCGACGTGCATTTGAGTTCCGATCCGGCCTCCGCCGCGGCCATCGCGGCCGCGCGCGGCGCCCCCGTCGTCGTCATCGGCACTTATGGTTTGGCGAGCTATCGGCTGGTGGCCCATCCCTCGATCGCGTCCCTACAACAGCTGAAGGGCAAGACCATCGGCAGCGTTCGTCCGGGCAGCGGGCCGGATGCGCTACTCTACCGCTTCCTTCCGAAGCTCGGCCTGGTTCCCGGGCGCGACGTGACGATCCTTCCGACCGGCATTTCGGAATCCAACAAGAGAATCCAAGGAATGCTCCAAGGCAACTTCGACGCCACTCTGGCAAGCTGGGATAACATCGTTCAAATGGAAATCCTGGGGCAAAAAATCAACGTTCTCGCCGACCCCGCTGAGTTTGGCGTTCGCACCACGGTGAGCGATCTTACCTCCACGCGGCAGGTCTTGAAGGAGCGCCGAGCGGCCGTGAAGGGATTTCTGCGGGCTTTTGTCGAGGCCGGGTGGATGGGACGCCGGGACAAAGAGCTGGCGTTTCGCATTTTTCGAAAATATCTCCGAGTTGAAGATCCCAAATTGTTGGACTCCATGCATAAGAACTACCTGGGGCCGGGAAATCCGTTGAAGCCTTATCCCTTGGAAGAGGCGCTGGAAGCTGATATCGAGTACCTCAGCAAAACGCTCGTCCCCGAACTCAAGGGGAAAAGCGCCGCCGACTTCATCGACGCCGGCCTCCTCCGAGAGCTCGAAAAAGAAAATTTCTTCGCCCGTCTGGAGCAGCGATGAAAAATCTATTGTCCTGTCTAAGGAGTTCAATGAATAGTTTACGCCCTTCTGTACCCCCCTTTGGCAAAGGGGGGCAAGGGGGGATTTCGAGAGCGCTGGCAGATAAAATCCCCCTTAGTCCCCCTTTTTCAAAGGGGGATTTTCATAACTTCAGCCGCACTCGCGATTATTATAAGGAGTAGACCGATGGGAGAAATTCTCGGCATCGGGATGACCCATGCGCCGCACCTTCAGTTTACCGACGAGAGCATGGCCAATGTTCTCAAGCGCCTGCTCAAAAGCGAGCGCACGCCCGCCGAGATGAAGGATGCAAAGAACTGGCCCGCGGGGATGCGCGCGGAGTGGGGCAGCGATGAGGGACTCACGGCCGCGCGCAGCCATCGCGCGGCTCTGCTCGAGGGCGTGCGCGCCGCGCGCGCGGCGCTCGACGCCTTCAAACCCGATTTCGTTTTAATCTGGGGCGATGACCAGTACGAAAACTTTCGCGAGGATTTGGTGCCGCCCTTCTGCGTCTACGCTCTCGATGAAGTGGACTGCGCGCTCTTTAAGGGGAGCGACGGTCTCGGCGCCAGCGCGAACGTCTGGAACGAGCCGGCGGACAAAGTCGTGAAAGTCAAAGGGCACCGGGAGGCGGCCAATCTTCTCGCGCGGAAGTTGCTCGCGAGCGGGTTTGACGTGGCGTGGTCCTATCGATTGCGCCACGCCGAGGGGCTGAGCCACGCATTCGCGCGCACGCTTCTCTACTTGGACTACGATCGCAAGGGTTTTGCCTATCCCGTTATCCCTTTCCACGTGAACTGCTACGGCAGCGATTTGAGGATCAAAGGAGAATCTATCGAGGGCCGGCCGCCGCCGTCGCCGCTGCCGTGGCGTTGCTACGACCTGGGGAAACAAGTTGCACACATCATGGAGGAAAGCCCGTGGCGCGCAGCGCTGGTCGGCTCGTCGAGCTGGTCGCACGGGACGCTCACGGCGAAGCATCACTTCCTCTACCCGGACGTGGAGGTGGACCGGCAGCGCTTTTCGGAGCTCAAGTCCGGGGAGTTACGGAAGTGGCGCGATTTGGACCATGATCAAATGCGCTCCTCGGG
Proteins encoded in this region:
- a CDS encoding ABC transporter substrate-binding protein — encoded protein: MPESFRGPRKFFNGPELWDGGIYSRQDAKNAKLKEIFLGGLCAFARDIPIWLRLCRAMLFVVKNISFNVALALLLALVSAGRAIPQEKKLEGLNVAYTSATATRAPLWIAKETGLFEKYGLDAKLIYIRAGSPSISALISGDVHLSSDPASAAAIAAARGAPVVVIGTYGLASYRLVAHPSIASLQQLKGKTIGSVRPGSGPDALLYRFLPKLGLVPGRDVTILPTGISESNKRIQGMLQGNFDATLASWDNIVQMEILGQKINVLADPAEFGVRTTVSDLTSTRQVLKERRAAVKGFLRAFVEAGWMGRRDKELAFRIFRKYLRVEDPKLLDSMHKNYLGPGNPLKPYPLEEALEADIEYLSKTLVPELKGKSAADFIDAGLLRELEKENFFARLEQR
- a CDS encoding extradiol ring-cleavage dioxygenase, which produces MGEILGIGMTHAPHLQFTDESMANVLKRLLKSERTPAEMKDAKNWPAGMRAEWGSDEGLTAARSHRAALLEGVRAARAALDAFKPDFVLIWGDDQYENFREDLVPPFCVYALDEVDCALFKGSDGLGASANVWNEPADKVVKVKGHREAANLLARKLLASGFDVAWSYRLRHAEGLSHAFARTLLYLDYDRKGFAYPVIPFHVNCYGSDLRIKGESIEGRPPPSPLPWRCYDLGKQVAHIMEESPWRAALVGSSSWSHGTLTAKHHFLYPDVEVDRQRFSELKSGELRKWRDLDHDQMRSSGQHEMLNWICLAGAMEGRKASLELFVESYIFNSDKATVLFPPGVQ